One stretch of Roseimicrobium sp. ORNL1 DNA includes these proteins:
- a CDS encoding sigma-70 family RNA polymerase sigma factor, with translation MPDETPAPVQSELSEQFILRLNAVHGRLLGFLRVMLGNGTDAEDVLQRASITMWRKFSEFDQTQDFFSWASSFAFYEAKNFQRTAARSRLHFDDALMNRLAEERVADLEHREARLSAMDRCIGELDAPSRDLVRDFYMNNTDIATLAQQQGRAPQTLYNKLNALRRLLGDCMKRRLAQEA, from the coding sequence ATGCCAGACGAAACTCCAGCCCCGGTTCAGTCCGAGCTCAGCGAGCAGTTCATCCTGCGGCTCAATGCCGTGCACGGCCGCCTGCTCGGCTTCCTGCGCGTGATGCTGGGCAATGGGACGGACGCCGAAGACGTGCTGCAGCGCGCGAGCATCACCATGTGGAGGAAGTTCAGCGAGTTCGACCAGACACAGGATTTCTTTTCCTGGGCGAGCAGCTTCGCCTTCTACGAGGCCAAGAACTTCCAGCGCACTGCGGCGCGCTCGCGTCTACACTTCGATGACGCGTTGATGAACCGCCTCGCCGAGGAACGCGTCGCGGACCTGGAGCATCGCGAAGCCCGGCTCTCTGCCATGGACCGCTGCATCGGTGAACTCGATGCCCCTTCGCGAGATCTGGTGCGTGATTTCTACATGAACAACACGGACATCGCCACGCTGGCACAGCAGCAGGGACGTGCGCCGCAAACACTCTACAACAAGCTCAATGCCCTGCGCCGGCTGTTGGGTGACTGCATGAAGCGCCGCCTGGCGCAGGAGGCCTGA
- a CDS encoding LamG-like jellyroll fold domain-containing protein, translating to MNSSPTDHELLRLFAMKADGTITPEDHEKLCQFLADSPHARREWFAFQDGEDALQSWSQRASLIQSSAPAQTQAAVAPVAPVKARTQRGIAWRITAAMAAGIVIGAVTWALWPQSTATITPSVSPSGSNVVIQDEATTSAVAVLTRGVDLVWEDNGTAPSLHEPLSPGELKLRSGVAEIEFFQGARLRIEGPAELKLVSAGEAFCKSGRFSADVPFHARGFRIGTPKGDLVDLGTEFGLDLTGDAPALHVFKGEVELHRPQTPMQLLTTGQAARMEGSDTMSADDTGFAFSRDLDSRVQASQRQSFDAWQQTAAQQLRDPALLLRLDFQDGAGARSLKNTAPQGPDVAAGTIVGCTWTQGRWPGTGKQALQFRSLSDRVRLKIPGQYRQLTAIASVQLNGLNIRQSSICMTQGLGAGYMHWQVLNDGSLCLGVGEGPGRPDHGTPVRWQDYISPVLFTPERFGQWVHLAMVYDLDAREVRFYLNGTRFSTHPIKEAVELSPGLMELGNWTPTPDKRQQPVRNFNGCMDEFSLISRALNDAEVRQLAR from the coding sequence ATGAACTCCTCACCCACTGATCACGAACTCCTGCGTCTCTTCGCCATGAAGGCGGATGGCACCATCACGCCGGAGGATCACGAAAAACTCTGCCAGTTTCTCGCGGATTCGCCGCATGCACGCCGCGAATGGTTTGCCTTCCAGGATGGAGAAGATGCCCTGCAATCCTGGTCACAACGCGCAAGCCTGATCCAGAGCAGCGCTCCTGCTCAGACTCAAGCCGCGGTTGCTCCTGTCGCTCCGGTCAAAGCACGCACACAGCGCGGCATTGCCTGGCGCATCACCGCCGCCATGGCTGCGGGTATTGTCATCGGCGCTGTGACGTGGGCCTTGTGGCCTCAATCAACTGCAACCATCACGCCGTCGGTTTCTCCCAGCGGATCCAATGTCGTGATCCAGGACGAAGCCACCACCTCCGCCGTGGCCGTACTCACGCGTGGTGTGGATCTGGTGTGGGAAGACAACGGCACGGCTCCCTCGCTGCACGAACCTCTTTCCCCCGGGGAACTGAAGCTGCGCAGTGGCGTGGCGGAGATTGAGTTCTTCCAGGGAGCGCGCTTGCGCATTGAAGGGCCGGCGGAACTCAAGCTCGTCTCCGCAGGTGAGGCCTTTTGTAAAAGCGGCCGCTTCAGCGCAGACGTGCCGTTTCATGCCCGAGGCTTCCGCATCGGCACGCCGAAGGGAGACCTGGTGGACCTTGGCACGGAGTTCGGTCTGGATCTGACGGGAGACGCACCGGCCCTGCATGTCTTCAAAGGTGAGGTGGAACTGCATCGTCCCCAGACCCCGATGCAACTGCTCACCACGGGGCAGGCGGCACGCATGGAAGGCTCCGATACCATGAGCGCCGATGACACAGGCTTCGCCTTCAGCCGGGATCTGGATTCGCGCGTACAGGCCTCGCAACGCCAGTCGTTCGATGCCTGGCAGCAAACGGCGGCGCAACAGTTGCGCGATCCCGCTCTTCTTCTACGTCTTGATTTCCAGGACGGAGCAGGAGCCCGCTCACTGAAGAACACTGCGCCCCAGGGACCTGACGTTGCTGCCGGCACCATCGTGGGTTGCACATGGACCCAAGGCCGCTGGCCGGGTACGGGCAAGCAAGCCCTGCAGTTCCGCAGCCTGAGCGATCGTGTACGGCTGAAGATTCCCGGCCAGTACCGCCAGCTTACTGCCATCGCGAGCGTGCAATTGAATGGCCTGAACATCCGCCAGAGTTCCATCTGCATGACCCAGGGCCTCGGCGCGGGTTACATGCACTGGCAGGTGCTGAACGATGGCTCCCTCTGCCTGGGTGTGGGTGAAGGCCCAGGCCGCCCTGACCATGGCACGCCCGTGCGCTGGCAGGATTACATCAGCCCCGTGCTCTTCACTCCGGAACGCTTCGGTCAGTGGGTGCACCTGGCAATGGTGTATGACCTCGATGCGCGTGAAGTGCGCTTCTATCTGAATGGCACGCGCTTCTCCACGCATCCCATCAAGGAGGCGGTGGAGCTTTCCCCGGGGCTGATGGAACTCGGCAACTGGACGCCCACTCCTGACAAGCGCCAGCAACCGGTGCGCAACTTCAACGGTTGCATGGACGAGTTCAGCCTAATCTCACGAGCGCTCAACGATGCCGAGGTCCGCCAGCTCGCCCGTTGA
- a CDS encoding PSD1 and planctomycete cytochrome C domain-containing protein, which translates to MLIRLTALACVIPACGVFAAPSAEEVDFFEKRIRPVLIEQCYECHSEGKKVKGGLIMDSREAMMIGGDSGPSLVPGNPDKSKIIEAIRYKNRDLQMPPKNQLTTEQIRDLEKWVAMGAPDPRDAKSAAAAVPAKAGINFEQGRKFWSFAPLSTPTLPAVKNTAWVQTPVDAFILESLEKSGLSPAPPADKRTLIRRATFDLTGLPPTQKEIADFLADNSPEAFNRVIDRLLASPQYGERWGRHWLDVARYADSNGLDENVTLGHAWRYRDYVVRAFNEDKPYDQFLIEQLAGDLLPTSDTSSRQDALTATAFLSLGAKVLAEPDVRKLEMDIIDDQLDTLGKAFMGMTIGCARCHDHKFDPFSQEDYYAMAAIFRSTKSLADDRTGAIKYWYEHSLATPADLEAKKKHEADVKAQRAKITKYNSDTRAALKADLQRQAANYLAASVELPDDPDFKEVEAVATKHGLRARYLLTCRQYLARATGKEFFDKWHALAKTGDVAGVRNHYAKLFTDAEEGLAAAKKKDPKAIKPAEPEFAAAHDALNDAGGFLVMPDKDADAFDQSMLSEVQQMQTELMSMEDKTPDPPALMGVTDGTVTRTLPIHIRGSYLTLGKEIERGFPTVMRVSFTKPVFPAKHSGRLELARWMASTEHPLTARVMVNRLWRWHFGRGIVGTTDNFGILGDKPSHPALLDWLARNFMENGWSMKDMHRVLMKSSVYQMASLHPSAGQPSSSPDPVLVDPENKLLWRANLQRLEAEEIRDALLAASGSLDLKVGGKTVPLRNREFVFNHTSKDATTYETPRRALYLPIIRNNLYDLLEQFDFPDPTMPTGSRNSTVVAPQALIMLNSPLATTSAEKLAAKLEEQERADAARVQRAYEILYARAATPHEEQRALAFVKSKSGNRDAWTLLCHTLMAANEFMYLR; encoded by the coding sequence ATGTTGATCCGTCTGACAGCGCTCGCCTGTGTGATTCCTGCGTGTGGTGTGTTCGCCGCACCCTCCGCGGAGGAAGTGGACTTTTTCGAGAAACGCATCCGTCCTGTGCTCATCGAGCAGTGCTACGAATGCCACAGCGAAGGGAAGAAGGTGAAGGGCGGGCTCATCATGGACTCGCGTGAAGCAATGATGATCGGCGGTGACTCCGGTCCCTCCCTCGTGCCCGGCAATCCAGACAAGAGCAAGATCATCGAGGCCATCCGCTACAAGAATCGCGATCTGCAGATGCCTCCGAAGAATCAGCTCACTACCGAGCAGATTCGTGACTTGGAGAAGTGGGTCGCCATGGGAGCTCCGGATCCGCGTGACGCGAAGAGTGCAGCGGCAGCAGTTCCAGCGAAGGCGGGAATCAACTTCGAACAAGGTCGCAAGTTCTGGTCCTTCGCACCGCTCAGCACGCCAACGCTACCTGCCGTGAAGAACACCGCATGGGTGCAGACGCCAGTGGACGCGTTCATTCTGGAATCGCTTGAAAAGTCCGGTCTGAGTCCCGCGCCTCCTGCGGACAAGCGCACCTTGATTCGCCGCGCCACCTTTGACCTCACGGGTCTGCCGCCCACGCAGAAGGAAATCGCGGATTTCCTCGCGGACAATTCCCCGGAGGCCTTCAACCGCGTCATCGACCGTCTCCTTGCCTCTCCGCAATACGGCGAGCGCTGGGGCCGCCACTGGCTGGATGTGGCCCGTTATGCCGACTCCAATGGTCTTGATGAAAACGTCACCCTCGGCCACGCCTGGCGCTATCGCGATTACGTGGTACGTGCCTTCAACGAGGACAAGCCGTACGATCAATTCCTCATCGAGCAACTGGCCGGCGATCTCCTGCCCACGAGCGACACGTCCTCCCGCCAGGATGCGCTGACTGCCACCGCCTTCCTCTCACTCGGCGCCAAGGTGCTTGCCGAGCCCGATGTGCGGAAGCTGGAGATGGATATCATCGACGACCAGCTAGATACGCTGGGCAAGGCTTTCATGGGCATGACCATCGGCTGCGCACGCTGTCATGATCACAAGTTCGATCCCTTCTCGCAGGAAGACTACTATGCGATGGCCGCCATCTTCCGCAGCACGAAGAGTCTCGCGGATGATCGCACCGGCGCCATCAAGTACTGGTACGAGCACAGCCTCGCCACACCGGCGGACCTTGAGGCGAAGAAGAAGCATGAGGCCGATGTGAAGGCCCAGCGGGCGAAGATCACCAAGTACAACAGCGACACGCGCGCCGCATTGAAAGCGGATCTCCAGCGCCAAGCCGCGAACTACCTCGCCGCTTCCGTGGAGCTGCCAGACGATCCTGACTTCAAGGAGGTTGAGGCCGTGGCGACCAAGCATGGCCTGCGTGCGCGCTACCTGCTTACCTGCCGCCAGTATCTCGCCCGTGCGACGGGGAAAGAATTCTTCGACAAGTGGCATGCCCTTGCGAAGACGGGTGATGTGGCGGGTGTAAGGAATCACTACGCGAAGCTCTTCACTGACGCCGAGGAAGGTCTTGCCGCAGCCAAGAAGAAAGATCCGAAGGCGATCAAACCGGCCGAGCCCGAATTTGCCGCCGCGCATGATGCGCTCAATGACGCCGGCGGATTCCTCGTGATGCCGGACAAGGACGCGGATGCCTTTGACCAGAGCATGCTCTCAGAAGTGCAGCAGATGCAGACGGAGCTTATGTCGATGGAGGACAAGACTCCGGACCCACCGGCCTTGATGGGTGTGACTGACGGAACTGTCACTCGCACGCTTCCCATTCACATTCGCGGCAGCTACCTCACACTGGGCAAGGAAATCGAACGTGGCTTCCCCACCGTGATGCGCGTCTCCTTCACAAAGCCGGTGTTCCCAGCGAAGCACAGCGGCCGCCTTGAGCTTGCGCGCTGGATGGCGAGCACAGAGCATCCTCTTACAGCACGTGTGATGGTGAACCGCCTCTGGCGCTGGCACTTTGGCCGCGGCATCGTGGGCACCACGGACAACTTCGGCATCCTGGGAGACAAGCCCTCCCATCCCGCCTTGCTGGACTGGCTGGCGCGCAACTTCATGGAGAACGGCTGGAGCATGAAGGACATGCACCGCGTGTTGATGAAATCCAGCGTGTACCAGATGGCCTCATTGCATCCCTCCGCAGGGCAACCTTCGTCTTCGCCAGATCCCGTGCTGGTGGATCCGGAAAACAAGCTGCTGTGGCGCGCCAATCTCCAGCGTCTGGAAGCGGAGGAGATCCGTGATGCGCTCCTCGCGGCCAGCGGTTCGCTCGATCTCAAGGTCGGCGGCAAGACAGTGCCCCTGCGCAATCGTGAGTTCGTTTTCAATCACACCTCGAAGGACGCCACCACGTACGAGACTCCACGGCGCGCGCTGTATCTGCCCATCATCCGGAACAACCTCTACGACTTGCTGGAGCAGTTCGACTTCCCGGATCCCACCATGCCCACGGGCAGCCGCAATTCCACGGTGGTGGCACCGCAGGCGCTCATCATGTTGAACTCTCCTCTTGCCACCACTTCCGCCGAGAAACTTGCCGCGAAGCTGGAGGAGCAGGAGCGCGCCGACGCTGCACGCGTGCAGCGCGCCTATGAAATCCTGTATGCACGCGCTGCCACTCCGCATGAGGAGCAGCGCGCACTCGCCTTCGTGAAGAGCAAGTCAGGCAATCGCGACGCCTGGACACTGCTCTGCCACACGCTGATGGCCGCGAATGAATTCATGTACCTGCGATAA
- a CDS encoding DUF1501 domain-containing protein, producing MFSRRAMLQRSAAGFGHLALAGMLAQQANAAPSVANALAAKDPHFTPRARRVIFLFMKGGPSHVDTFDPKPLLQRDDGGKYPFEEPRIKFAETGKLLKSPWKFKQYGQSGLPVSELFPNVAQCVDELCIIRSMHGTNPAHGGALLKLHTGSDVQVRPSMGSWVIYGLGTENQNLPGFITICPTLAHGGVNNWGAAFLPAYCQGTPIGNAAVPSSQAMVKHIRNTHLSTAVQREQLDLLAQMNHEHLQMAGPDLALEGRINSFELAFRMQMAMPEAQDVTSESEATKKLYGMDNPVTANFGRQCLMARRFAERGVRFIQVTHSDSEVQWDQHGSLYKGHTKNAAEVDKPIAGLLKDLKSRGLLDDTLVLWGGEFGRTPTAQGKDGRDHNPHGFTMWMAGGGVKRGIAHGSTDDYGYYAQENKVHIHDLHATILALLGMNHEKLTHRYAGRDFRLTDVSGHVVKEIFA from the coding sequence ATGTTTTCCCGTCGTGCCATGCTGCAGCGCAGCGCGGCAGGCTTTGGTCATCTCGCACTTGCGGGCATGCTGGCGCAGCAGGCCAACGCGGCGCCTTCGGTGGCCAATGCTCTCGCGGCAAAGGACCCGCACTTCACGCCACGCGCGCGTCGTGTCATCTTCCTCTTCATGAAGGGCGGCCCCTCGCATGTGGACACCTTTGATCCGAAGCCGCTGCTGCAGCGCGATGATGGTGGCAAGTATCCCTTTGAGGAACCTCGCATCAAATTCGCCGAGACCGGAAAACTGCTGAAGTCACCGTGGAAGTTCAAGCAATACGGCCAGAGTGGCCTTCCTGTGAGCGAGCTCTTCCCAAATGTCGCGCAGTGTGTGGATGAGCTTTGCATCATCCGCTCCATGCACGGCACGAACCCAGCCCATGGCGGCGCCTTGCTGAAGCTGCACACCGGCAGCGATGTGCAGGTGCGGCCCAGCATGGGTTCCTGGGTGATCTATGGATTGGGCACGGAGAATCAGAACCTGCCGGGCTTCATCACCATCTGCCCAACGCTTGCCCATGGTGGCGTGAACAACTGGGGTGCGGCCTTCCTTCCCGCCTACTGCCAGGGCACGCCGATTGGTAATGCCGCCGTGCCCTCCAGCCAGGCGATGGTGAAGCACATCCGCAACACGCATCTCAGCACCGCGGTGCAGCGCGAGCAGCTCGACCTGTTGGCGCAGATGAACCATGAACACCTGCAGATGGCCGGTCCAGATCTGGCCCTTGAAGGGCGCATCAATTCCTTCGAACTGGCCTTCCGCATGCAGATGGCCATGCCCGAAGCGCAAGATGTTACCAGCGAAAGTGAAGCGACAAAGAAGCTCTACGGCATGGACAATCCCGTGACCGCCAACTTCGGCCGCCAATGCCTGATGGCGCGACGCTTCGCAGAGCGCGGCGTGCGCTTCATCCAGGTGACGCACAGCGACAGTGAAGTGCAGTGGGACCAGCATGGCAGCCTCTACAAGGGACACACCAAGAACGCGGCTGAAGTGGACAAGCCCATCGCCGGCCTGCTGAAGGATCTCAAGTCACGCGGCTTGCTGGATGACACACTCGTGCTGTGGGGTGGTGAATTCGGACGCACCCCCACTGCCCAGGGCAAGGATGGTCGCGACCACAACCCCCACGGCTTCACCATGTGGATGGCCGGTGGCGGGGTGAAACGCGGCATCGCCCACGGCAGCACGGATGACTACGGCTACTACGCCCAGGAGAACAAGGTGCACATCCATGATCTGCACGCCACGATCCTCGCGCTGCTGGGCATGAATCACGAGAAGCTCACGCACCGCTACGCCGGACGAGACTTCCGCCTCACCGATGTGAGCGGCCACGTGGTGAAGGAGATCTTCGCGTAG
- a CDS encoding tyrosine-protein phosphatase: MDPYNAIFRQVQLPQGCKGRLFLTGMPGRYQDIQHALEAWNKLKAEVGKERMLMLSLVEEGEIQRRSPDYAKSIRAGLWEGARLSCPIPDFGVPANDKTFRELIVDVATMLGTGTNVVIHCGAGIGRTGMAAVCILAAMGVPIKDATIAVRAAGSGPETPEQAAVATRMFG, from the coding sequence ATGGACCCCTACAACGCCATCTTCCGCCAGGTTCAGCTTCCCCAGGGCTGCAAGGGCCGCCTGTTTCTGACCGGCATGCCGGGCAGGTATCAGGACATCCAGCATGCCCTCGAGGCCTGGAACAAGCTGAAGGCGGAAGTGGGGAAGGAACGCATGCTCATGCTCAGCCTCGTGGAGGAAGGGGAGATCCAGCGGAGGTCACCTGACTATGCGAAGTCGATCCGTGCAGGCCTGTGGGAGGGAGCGCGGCTGTCGTGCCCCATCCCTGATTTTGGCGTGCCGGCAAACGACAAGACGTTTCGCGAACTCATCGTCGATGTGGCTACCATGCTGGGAACTGGCACGAACGTGGTGATCCACTGCGGCGCGGGCATCGGACGCACCGGCATGGCCGCGGTCTGCATCCTTGCGGCCATGGGTGTGCCCATCAAGGATGCCACGATCGCGGTGCGCGCGGCAGGCAGTGGACCCGAAACGCCCGAGCAGGCGGCGGTGGCCACGCGCATGTTTGGTTGA
- a CDS encoding N-acetylglucosamine-6-phosphate deacetylase — protein MFDLQVNGYAGTDFNREGLTAESLHHACECLKEDGVEAILATFITDDLDKMSRRMRTLVELREKDPLAQELIAGIHIEGPFINSEKGYVGAHPPHAVKPGTVEHAKQLIDAAGGLAKLVTLAPECDAGYATTKWLSEQGVCVSAGHCNPSREVLAAACDHGLRMFTHVGNGCPMLMHRHDNIIQRALSLKERLWLCFIPDGVHIEFFALQNYLRAAGMEHSIFVTDAISASRLGPGKFTLAGWDIVIGVDLVARSPDGSHFVGSTVTWPRIQENNTKHIGLTRDDLNKLSIENPKKALGL, from the coding sequence ATGTTCGATCTTCAGGTCAATGGCTACGCAGGCACGGATTTCAACCGCGAAGGTCTCACCGCGGAGTCCCTTCATCATGCCTGCGAATGTTTGAAGGAGGACGGCGTGGAGGCCATCCTGGCCACGTTCATTACCGATGATCTGGACAAGATGTCCCGCCGCATGCGCACCCTGGTGGAACTGCGTGAGAAGGATCCTCTCGCGCAGGAATTGATCGCCGGCATTCACATCGAGGGACCCTTCATCAACAGCGAGAAAGGTTATGTCGGCGCGCATCCTCCACACGCGGTGAAGCCCGGCACCGTGGAGCATGCGAAGCAGCTCATCGATGCCGCGGGTGGCCTGGCCAAGCTGGTAACGCTCGCTCCCGAGTGCGATGCAGGATATGCCACCACAAAATGGCTCAGCGAACAGGGCGTGTGCGTCTCGGCAGGCCATTGCAATCCCTCACGCGAAGTGCTCGCCGCCGCCTGTGACCATGGCTTGCGCATGTTCACCCATGTGGGCAATGGCTGCCCCATGCTCATGCACCGCCATGACAACATCATCCAGCGCGCGCTGTCGTTGAAGGAACGCCTGTGGCTCTGCTTCATTCCTGATGGCGTGCACATCGAGTTCTTCGCCCTGCAGAACTACCTGCGTGCTGCGGGCATGGAGCACAGCATCTTCGTCACGGATGCCATCAGCGCCTCGCGCCTTGGACCCGGTAAGTTCACCCTCGCGGGCTGGGACATCGTGATCGGTGTAGACCTCGTCGCACGCTCGCCAGATGGCTCTCACTTCGTCGGCTCCACCGTCACGTGGCCGCGCATTCAGGAGAACAACACGAAGCACATCGGGCTCACGCGAGATGATCTGAACAAGCTCTCGATAGAGAATCCGAAGAAGGCGCTTGGTCTTTGA
- a CDS encoding dihydrofolate reductase, which translates to MPPASPFPELIAVVAMASNRVIGREGKLPWHLPEDLKFFKRTTLGHAVLMGRKTFESIVATLGKPLPGRLNLVVSHTMEPREDATIIRDVAELAGVPYLKSPVYLIGGAQLYGTLLSRCSELILTYIEQPYEGDAFFPDFDHLFELKEVLGRGEGFEFRRYVRKVG; encoded by the coding sequence ATGCCCCCAGCATCTCCGTTCCCAGAGCTCATCGCCGTCGTTGCCATGGCTTCCAACCGCGTCATCGGCAGGGAGGGAAAGCTGCCCTGGCACCTCCCGGAGGATCTGAAGTTCTTCAAACGCACAACCCTGGGACACGCGGTGCTGATGGGGCGCAAGACGTTCGAGTCCATCGTTGCCACCTTGGGGAAGCCCCTGCCCGGCAGGCTCAATCTGGTGGTGAGTCACACCATGGAGCCGCGCGAGGACGCCACCATCATTCGCGACGTAGCAGAGCTCGCCGGAGTACCTTACCTGAAATCACCCGTTTACCTCATCGGAGGTGCGCAGCTCTACGGCACTCTCCTATCCCGGTGCAGTGAACTCATCCTCACCTATATCGAGCAGCCTTATGAAGGGGACGCCTTCTTTCCGGACTTCGATCACCTGTTCGAGCTCAAGGAAGTGCTTGGACGGGGAGAAGGGTTCGAATTCCGCAGGTACGTGAGGAAGGTGGGATAG